CTGGCCTTTTTGCTCTTCAAGCTGCACTCGGAGCTGGTCTTTTGGGATATGCGCTTGGTTTCTACCGCGGTCGTAAAGGTGATGCCGCTGTTCAGGATCAAGCGGCTGATCACATCACTACGCAAGCGTAACCTCAGCTATGAATCCTCTGGAGCGGGGCTGCTGCGAAAAGCCCGTGGGCGCAGGTTAATGTCGGAGAAAAACTTCTGCTTCTTTTGGACCTTATTTTCGAGGTACTCACGTTGCCACCACAGTGGGGGACTCCTGTGGTGGTTGCGGTAATTGTCATTTTGGTCATTGCGGCTCGCATTCTGCTTCATTTATATTTCGCTTGCGTTTCGGCACCTGCAGCGTTTATTACGTTAGGCGTTATTCCGTTGATGTTTACTGTCGGTGCACATGGAACTCGTTTCATAGCGAAGGTG
The sequence above is drawn from the Corynebacterium rouxii genome and encodes:
- a CDS encoding CbiQ family ECF transporter T component — translated: MLWSGAAAKSPWAQVNVGEKLLLLLDLIFEVLTLPPQWGTPVVVAVIVILVIAARILLHLYFACVSAPAAFITLGVIPLMFTVGAHGTRFIAKVQPQQLW